A window of Panthera tigris isolate Pti1 chromosome A3, P.tigris_Pti1_mat1.1, whole genome shotgun sequence genomic DNA:
GGCCACAAGCCTGGGTTCCTCCAGGGTTCTTTCCACACCCACATGCAGTTATCACAACTGAGAGGCCCAATCAAGCTCCTGGGGCCCAGCCTTCTTGGCCACTAGCCTGGATGCCCCGTGGCTCCAGCCCTGGCCTCGCCTCAGCCCTGGTACTCACAGCTTCATACTCCTGACTAGAGTCAAAGCGTTCCTTCTGGATTCGAGTCATGTAGAGCACATCAGTGTCAGGCAGCGCTTCCTCAATGCTCTCAAATTCCTcctggagggggaggcagagtcAGAGTGAATGCAGTGCCAGGCTCTCACTGCCCAACCCGCAGCTCCCCATGGCCTCCCAGGGCCTCACCTGCTTGGTGCCGCGGGCTGCCACAAAGGCCCGCACATTGGGTGGCATGCGCAGGCTGGGAGGTGCCACGTAGCGCAGGCTGACACGGTACTGGGTGAGCAGGCAGGCCAGGGAATGCACCGTGCGTCCATGCTTCAGGTCCCCTACCATTGTGATCTAGGGGAGGAACCCGATCACCAAGAGGGCCCCCAGATCAAGCACCTTGTCCCCCCAATTCAAAGCTTTCAGTCTCAGGATCAGGACACAGGCCTCCCTGATGCAGCATGCCTCGGAACAGAGAAGGTACTGCCCAACTGCCCCCACTCTTCAGACCTTGCCCGGGCAGGCTCCCAACCCCTGCCACTGTGCTCACCGTCATGCCATTGACAGTCCCAAGCTCCTCCCGGATGGTGAAGATGTCCAGCAGGGCCTGCGTGGGATGCTCTCCAACCCCATCGCCAGCATTGATCACTGGCCTTCGACAGTGCTTGGCTGCCAGCTgtgaaaatgggaataagaaagGAGAGCCTTGTCTTCTGCATCCCAGtggcccctgctccctgcctgaGTCCCACTCTTCTTGGGTCCCCTCACCCATGTGGCCCAACCAGAGACTTGCAGTCATGTCCCTGGATCCATCCCAATCAACCCTGTCCAGTGGACAGCTGGCCTCACCTCCACGGCTCCAGGCTGGGGATGCCGAAGCACAACAACGTCGGCGTAGCAGCTCATGGTCTGCACAGAGTCAGCCAGGGATTCACCCTTTTGGACTGAAGACGTGGCTTCTGAGAAGCTGAGCACAGCGCCCCCCAGCCGGGCCATGGCTGCCGCAAAGGAACTGCTGGTCCGCGTGCTCACCTCGTAGAACATGGAGGCCATCACCTTCCCCTGTGGGGGGGAGGGCCAAGATTCAGTGTGAAAGTGTGTGTTCATCTTGGGGAAAGTATAGGCCGCTGCTTGCTTTGCCCACTTACACAGGAGGGACACTGAGAAAACTCCCTGCAAACCTTCTTGTGACCTGTCCTAACCTTGACATTTCTATTAGCATCGCTCTGAGCTAAAGGCTCTGCCACCGAAACACCGCTGGTAAACATCTGAATGAAATATTCATTCTCTGGGAGAAACAGAAACACCCCAGATCTATCCCACTGAATACATCTGCACAGAGCAAGTGACCAGATTAGCAGGCTGATGCACCGGCACTCAGGGTCTCACAAATCAGCTAAATACAGGTCAGAGGAGAGCAAACATGTGGGGGTCAGGGGTCTAGGTCAGCAGGACCTTCCAGAATAAAGAAGGCAGAGCAACTTATAGTGGAGGATCTGGACTCACACAAGGTGACCTATGGCAGGAGAGGGAGATCCCTCTGACAGGGTCCTGGATCTGTAGCCCACAGCCCTGACCCTGACCTTGAGGATGTCGAGGCTCCGCTCCTTCTGTACCATCATACGCAGTGTGTGTGCCACATTGAACAGGTGAGACATCTAAAAAAGACCCCAAGTCAGCTGGAAAGGCAGTGGACCCCAGAGGTCCTAGCCCCAACTTTTCAGATTCTCAAAGCTCTGGGtgtccccatcctccctcccccaggcaccTGATCCTTGGTGAACTGCTGGACAGACAGGATATGTTGACCCACTAATGAGTGCAGCAGGGGTGAGGTCTGGGGGTGCAGCAGGCCAGGGGTCCCCAGGTTCTGGGGTGACGCCTGTCTAGGTACTGGTGGTGGAGGGTAGCAGGTGCCATCAAGGGTTCCCATGAGCTCTGCAGTGAGGGACGGGGCAGAAGAGGTGGGTCAGAGGGCTCCTCCTACAGAGGTCAGGTCAGACAGGTCCCCAAAGTGAGCGTGGGCTCTGGGGAAGTCTCACCTGGTTCAGCTGCCTTCCGAGAGGACTTTTCCTTTGGCTCTTCAGCTACAAATAGGGCAACAGGACAGATATAAGCCTGCAACTAAGGTCTGTGAAGAACCCCCATTTCCCCACACTCTGGATCATAGCGTCTGTGTTAAACCAACTCACACAACAGTAGCTATAGCAGGTTAGGGGGCAACAAGGATCAGTAGCCCTGGGGACACACCAGTGATTTCCCACAGGGGCTGCTGTGTGAGAGCAGTGGTGCCCTCCCAGGGCCCGCCCAAGTGGCAAAGGGATCCTAGGCAAGGGGAACGGCCAGGCTCACACCAACCAGTAACCTGGATTTACCCCACGTTCTGCTGCCCCGTGGGATCCCAGCTCCTGGGCGGAGGAACACAGCTGCCCACAACAAGAAAGGGCTGTGAGAAGCTGTGgggtacctacctcacagaggGCAGACTGATTTAGGCAAAGGAAGGTACAGCGGGTCAGACTAGTAGTatgaaggaaaggcaggaagaaCAGGGTAAGTGGACCAAAGTGAGgtgctggtgggtggggggggctgtGAGCCCGACCCCAGTCCATCAGGGGGACATTGGGGGAAGAGAAGCCTGTCCCTACACATCTCTGAGTCCAGGTGGCCCCATCCTCCGTGTCACAGGACCCCCCTCTTACCTGGCAGACCTGGGTCAGAGGCTCGGTGGATTCGGGGAGGCAGGTGGAAGCGGCCATCGGGAAGCCCTGGGATAGCCCGGCGAGGCCTTTCGGGTGTCTGGAGAGATACAGGTCTcgcattttaaaaagtactgaccCAACTCCTCAAATTTAATTCCTCGAGAAAAGCCGAATTGCTCACTGTTCGTAGCGAGAATGGAATGGACCCTGTTCTCCATCATCTCCCCTCAGGTTCATCCCTCTGCTATACTGTTGTGGCACAGGAAGACCAACTAGCCTCCTAGAGGTGTGTGctagccccatgacaggctctcaGATAAACCTCTGGTTGGGTTAATAAGGGGCTTGTGTTTCACCTAGGTAGGTAATCTCCTAAACTGAGAGTTAAGTCTATGTTTTGTAGTAGACAAAGAGATAGGTGGGGGACTTTCAGTGTCAACTACAGAGCCTTCCACCCCTAAACCACTAATTATAACACCTGTGCTGTTGGCTGTTCCTGGCCACATCCCCCAACACCCCCCTCCAGTCCCAAAGCACTGTGGATACCGTGGTTATCTCACTGGTGGCAGGGGCTGGAGGTGCGAGCTGGGGAACAACCCCCTGAGGCCACTTGCGTACATCCTGTCCGTAGCCCGGGGGCACCAGGACCTGCAGACAGAAAGCAGGAGCAGGCGAGTGAGCAGGGGGCAAAGAGCTGGACTGAGACCCTAAAGCAATGGAAGCCAGCAAAAAGGAAACACGCCCCAGGGGACCTGTGCCCACCCATGTCCAGGGCAGCTGGAGGAGGTGCTGGAACCACAGAGATGTGCCAGAGCAAGTTGACAATGGCACCAAGGAAGTCACTACTGGGATGGGGTTCAGGCCACACGCATACCTGCCCGTCAATATAGGCCACCTCGCCTCGTAGGACCACACGGCGGACGGTGCCCTTGACCTTCTGCCCTTCGAAGGGTGTCCAGTGGGCCTTGGAGAAGGGCATGTGGCTGGGGATGGTCCATTCATGCTCCAGATCCACCTGCCCAGAGTCACGGGTGATGCTAGGGTAGGGCCACACCTTGGAACAGCTGCGGGGGATACAGAGCCGCCCGCCCTCTGCAGCCGCCCACACGCCCACACCTCCACATAGGTGTCCTCCTGTGGGGGCAGGTGGAAGATCCGCCGAGGACCGTGGTGCAGCCGCTGCAGTAGGTCATCCAGAGTGAGCCGGCCCTCGCTGACAGCCGTGAGCAGCAGCGGCAGCATGGTCTCCAGCCCCGGGAAGCCTGGTGGAGGCCTGGGCCCACACTTCTCCTCCAAGGTGTGGGGGGCTGAAGGAAGAGAGCAGCACCCTCAGGCCCCATCGCCTCCACATCTGGGGAGTCACACAGGCCACCAGGATTGCACTGCCTCGCTACACGTCTCAATGCTCATCTCCTCTGGTTATTTGAAAAACAGATAAACCATGACAGCTGCCACCTTCTGGGGACTACACCTTTTACCCATGTtctctcatttataattttcatcatttgCTCATTAGTTCCTTCAGGAAGCATTTATCAAGCACCCATCACagaccaggcactgtgctacaaAGGTCAAGTCCTTTGTATCCTCACAGAGCCCAGGGGCCCTGAGCTGGGGCACGAGCCCTGCTGGGCAGAAAGGTACACTGTGGGCCCTCTCACCATGATCTGAGGCGAAGCAGTCGATGACAGCCATGTTCTCCCACAGGGCCTCCACATCCTGGCGGGAGCCAAGCTCAGGCCGGACCTCGCCCTTCCCGGGCCCCAGGCGCTCCAGGTCATCGCGGCTTAGAAACAGATGGTGGGGCGCCACCTCACAGGTCACTGGCAGCCCTCGGGCCTTTGCGGCTTTAATCAGCAGGATCTGGAGGGACAGGAGATCTAGAAGGGGCCTCCCTCGTGCCCTGCCCTACAAGTCTCCACAGCCAACACCCCCTCTAGGAAAGTTACGGGGCAGACATGCTGAGGGTACTGGCtcgctgctccccaccccctccggcCCCCAAGAAGACCCTGACCTCTGGGTgtcactgagaaaacagaaggggCACTGGGATCCCGGGTATACTCTCACCTCCTCCTTCCGTGCCACATGACATATGTGCACTGAGCGCTGGGTCAGCTGGGCCACCATGAGGATGGCGGCGACACTCTGTCGCTCCGCATGGGCGACAATGGGGAGGTGGGATGGCCATGTCTCAAAGTGCTGGGGACAGAAAGAATTTATCAGGGAGCATGCAGAGCCCTGAATTCTCTGAGGTcatcagagcccagagccctcaCAGAGCTCCTGACACCTCACTGTTGTTGGTTAGCCCACTCTGTGTAGTCCTCAAGCCAGGACACTGGCTGCCTCCTCCCACGTGCCCACTCCCTACCTCCATCCACTGGGCCACGTTGTCCAGCCGAAGCTCAGAGAAGGTTTCGTTGAGGTAGAGCTTTAGCCCAGCAGCAGACCCAGCCACAGCACCCAGGGTCCCTGCATTTTCTGACGAGGCCCCAAGAAATAAGGCAAAGTCACAGCGTGCGCCAGCCTCTGCCAGCTGGGGAAGATACATATGAGATAATGAGATAAGACCCCCTGGCATCCATGCCAGCCTGGGAACCAGTGGCCTAGGCCCCTAGGCTTCTGGGAGGGCACAAGGAAGATGGGTCTGGGAGATAGGCAGAGACGTCTGGATCACCGTGAAGCAGGAGTACAAGGGCTCACCTtctgggccagggccagggcaggggcatCAATGATAGGGGGCCGGGTATTAGGCATGGCACACACCATGGTCACGCCCCCAGCCAAGGCAGCAGCTGTGCCTGAGGCAAAGTCCTCCTTGTGTGTCCCCCCTGGTTCCCGCAGGTGCACATGGATGTCAATCAGTCCTGGGAGAACATGGATGTGGCAAGATTAGAGGAAGGTTCAGAGACACAAAGGACATCAAAGAGGTGAACTGGGGTGGTAGGAAAATGAGCAGCCACTGATACGGGTGAGAGGTGGCAAGGTTCCTCAGTCAAGGGCACAGAGGATCGTGGGAGGAAAGAGCTCAGTGAGAAAGATTCTGGCCCCCACACTCTATGCAGTCCAGGCAGGGTGTGGGTCCCACGGCCCAGATCTCTGAGCCAGATGCTACCAGTGTGCAGAAGCTGGGTTCTCCCAAAAGGTGCACTTACCAGGTAGTCGCACAAGCTTTTGGGAAGTCATACAGTCAACGTGCACCTTCAAAGGAGGGGCTGGCCCAATCTGGCCTAGGGCCTGCAGGTGAAAACCACAGTCAGCTCTGATTTAAGGGCAACCCAGGAGTTGTAGGTAGGGACTGGGTTTTTGCATAAACCAGGCTCTACCTCCCAATACCCAACTTCTCTCTGTAGCCCCAAAGCCCGGTTATTACCGTAACTGCTTCATACTGAGATTTCCCAACCCCATGGCACACTCACTTCTCCCTCTTGTCCCATTAACACTGGCTGTTGCTCTCCTAGCACCCAGGTCCCAGGTACCTCTACAAACAGTTTGGTGCACTTGATATCGATgatgagaggcacagagaagtcagcGGCCAGGCGCCGGGTACGGTAGCCCTTGGTGACAAAGGAAGAGAGACGCCGGCCCCCAGCTCCACGCATTGACAGGTTAATCACTAGCTCAAAGTGATTCTCAGCCAGCTGCTCCAAGATGCTTCGCTGCGGTGGGCACTCACCATCCACTGCCTCCTCAAAGTGCCAGTCCACAGCTGTTACCTGTGGCCCAGAGATAAGGTCAGGGCCAACCTGAACCTGGCAGGAGTCACGAAGGACAGCAAAGGGAGGAGAGGTAGCCCAGGAACCCATGAGGAAGAGACTGAGGACCTATAGGGTGGGGACCAGGGCTGCCTCTATTTATTATTGGCAGAGTACATTCTTGATAGGAAAAACATCTACTCTATGGTTATCAAGAACTGTGCAATATGAGCCCATACATGTACATGTAGAAATAATATTCTGGAAAGAAATACACCAGAATGTTAAGAGTGGTAGACTGtaaggaaaattttttctttgcttttccgtATACTCTATTTGCTCTATGCAGAATATAGAGGATTTATGCAACGAAAGAAAAAGCAAGGGAACACAGAATTCTCTGGTACAAAGCAGGGGTAGGTTGCGGGAGCCCCGGTACCTTGACACCATGCTCAGTGTAGAAGTCAGCAGTGCCCAGGCTGGCGTAGAGGCTGTAGCCCAGGCTCTCCAGCAGCCGCACAGTTGGGAGCAGCTCACTTTTGTTCTGAACCAAGCAGAAGGAGGATGCGGTTCTATCTCTTCTGTCTTCCACTTCAAGGTCAGCCCAGGCCCAGAGAACCAAGGCTATCTGCCCCCACCTCTCTGGGCAGCCCCCGCCTCTGGATTCTGTACCTTATAGCTGCCAATGGTCAGCAAGATGTTCTTCTTGGGGATCTTAAAGCCAGTGCTTAGCATGGCCTTGAGGTAGGCCTCGCAACGGCTCTCCCCGAAGCCAGCCACTTCCCCGGTACTGgtcatctccacacccaacaccaCATCAGCACCCGCCAAGCGTGAGAAGGAGAACTGAGGCACCTGTGGGAGCAGGATGTGAGACACCAATGCAAGGAGGGCCCACCTCTCCTCATCAGAAGCAGCAGCCACAGTTCCTTTCCCGTGGTCTCAGCCAGACAGCAGGGTTAGCCTTGCCTGCTGCTGCTCTGCCTGTGCTCTACACCAGCAGGTGAGCTGCTTCTCAAATATAGTTCGGGTCTTCCGGCAGTTTCCACTAAGCTAATTCCTTGGCCTTGGAACACTTCCTCAACAAGCTCTGCCAATCAAACATCCTGACCACCCTTCAGAACTCCATTTAAATaccacccctcccagcccttcCCAGGTTACTCCTTTTGGAAGTGCCATCTCTTGTCTGTAAACTCCTATAGCATTTTAGTCTTATCTTTACTACGCAGGTTTACCATAGACTGTTCTAGAAACAAGCTATTTTTTAACCCAACTTCCCTGGTCTCCATTACTAGTGTGAGCTCTTAAAGGACAAAGACCCTTATCACCCTTGTGGCCCATGATAGGTGCTCAGTTTACATGCGAACTCACATGTGTGGTAAGTGAACTCTCTCCCACTATGTCTCCCTGCTTCTGACTGCTAACCTCAAGGTTTCAATCCTCCGTACCTTTACCCCCACGACTCCGGAGCCAGTCATGAGCCCCACAGGTTCCACTTCTTCCCCCATGATGACGCGTGTGGCCAAGGCTACTAGGTCCACACCTAGTGTTTTCGAGACGAAAGGGAAGGAGCGAGAGACACGCACGTTGCATTCGATAACTTTCAGCTGGTCATCCTAGAGCAGACAGGGATTGGTCAGACCTCCTGTAGGCTGGGCTTGCTGACACTATTCCACTGACCTGGACTCTTTCCCTCATTTACCATTCTGTGGGTAATCAACCTTGAACAGGGGAACAGGGATCAGGTTGTGAACAGACTGTCACAAACCATTACAACACCGTGGGCTCTAGCTAGGAGCCCCTTCCCTCCAGCTTTTGGGCCTACTCTGATGAGGGCAGGAGACAGTGAGTGCTCACTGGCACTGTGGCCAGCACAGAGCAAGAAGGTACTAATGCCCGTTAGTCTCTTCCTTTAGCCCCCTCTTACTACCTTGGCAATGAGCTGCAGATTGAAGGGTCCTGTGACCTGCAGCTCCTGACCCACAGCGTGCACAATGGCTTTAATCCGCTCCAGGGTTTTGGCAGTGATGTCCTGCGGTGGGGTCACCAGTGTGGCATCGCCTGAATGCACGCCTGCATTCTCCACATGCTCAGAGATGGCAATGGCTGCCACTACACCATCACGGGCCACAGCATCCACATCAATCTCCTAGTGGGGACGTGAAGGCAATGTGATGTAGGGCAGGGACCATTTTCTTCTCCCACTTGCCCCAGGAGGCTCCCTTCCTTGAAGAGACTTGATACAACCCATCTTTCCCCGTCTTTTGTGCCTAGAAATTGTTGTAGGACCAGAGAGAGGAGTCTCCTCTGAGGCTGGGGAGCCTGCCCTCAGAGACTTGTTTGAGGCCCTACCTTAGCCTCCTGGATGAACTTGGAGATGACCACAGGGTGCTCCTTAGAGACGGCTGCTGCACTGCTCAGGAAGCGCTCCAGGTCGCCGTCAGTGTAGGCCACATTCATAGCAGCGCCACTCAGCACGTAGGAGGGGCGCACCACGCAGGGGTACCCCACTGTCTGGCAGAACTGGCGAGCAGACTAAGAAGGGTGCAGCTGGGTTGGTCACACTCACCCCTGACCGCATCTAGCCTCCAGCCCCCAACCAAGCCCCAGCCCACCTCTAGGTCACTGAGTTCCCTCCACTGAGGTTGGCTGATACCAATGGTGTCGAGGAGCCGGGAGAACTTGAAACGGTTCTCAGCCGAGTCGATGGCTTCAGGGGAAGTACCCAGCACCCGGCACTGCTGCCGATGCAGAGCCATGGCCATGTTGTTGGGCAGCTGTCCACCCATAGATAGGATCACACCTTCAGGGTTCTCTAGCTCATAGATGTCCATCACCACCTTAGTGCAAGAGGAGAATCAAGTGGAGGTAGCAGGTGGTCAGGGATCTGAGCCTTCCTGCTCACTGCTTCTCACCCTCTACCCACGTCCCCTCAAACCCCACAGAGCCCAAAGAATCTTAAGTCAGCCAGCCATTCCCACTTGACCCTGGCCACCCAGGCTAACGAGCAGCCTTCAACTCTCTCACCTCAAAAGAGATCTCATCAAAGTAGAGTCGGTCACACATGTCATAGTCAGTGCTGACTGTCTCTGGGTTGTAGTTCACCATGATGGTCTTATATCCCATCtgtgagagggagggaaatgaGATTGAACTATAAGATGGGaggaaaaacatggaaaaactaAGGCAAAGCCAAAAAGCTTTCTCTGAAATAGCTGTATGGGACACCTGCCTTGGGAGGGAAGTGGGGCCAAGCACTAGAGAGACAGGTACAAAGTATTGGGAGAAAAGACACATACCCTGTGTGAGGCACAAGATGGCCTAAGGGGAGTCCCCCGCCCCTACCACCCCCACACTCTTCCCAAAGCTCTAAGCATAGCAATTAACAGAAAGTGCCAGGATTAAACGTGGGCGTAAGGCAACTGCTGGAACTGAAAGAGAATAGAACAGCAGATAAGACGGTAGGAAAGATTAGCTCTTGGACCTTTCGGAGCTGCCGGATGCAGCCCACAGCACACCAGTCAAACTCAACGCTGGAGCCTATACGGTAGACGCCAGAGCCAAGGACCAGGACGTGAGGCGTTCGAAAGGTGAGATCATGGGTGGTGCCCCAGTATGTCAGGTACAAATAATTTGTCTGGGCTGGCCACTCAGCTGCAACTGTGTCAATCTGTTTCACTGCTGGGCAGATTCCCAACTCCTGACGCAGTTTGCGAACCGCCAGCTCTGTGCTAAAGGAGAAGAAGGGTCAAAAATATAGCCCTGGTGGGGTTCAGACTTAGTAAAGGGGTGAGATCCCAGGGCAGGAATTTAAGAGGAAAACAACCCAGGGATGAAGGTCAGAAGCCTCCAAAACACCCCAATCTCTCCGAGGGCCCCTCACTGGTACCAAGATTCTCTGCCCCACATCCTCAGCCCAAGGCCCTCACCACCACCTCTGACCTCAGAACCGCAAGGGCGATCTGCTTGTCTGAGAAGCCAAGGCACTTGGCCTGGTGTAGCAGGTCTGGGGGCAAAGGCTGTCCACGGTGCTGTTCCAGCAGCTGGGCGTGTGCTATAATCCGCTTCATCCGGTGCAGGAACCAGCGGTCGATGCGTGTGAGTTCATACAGCCGCTCCACAGAATAGCCAGCCCACAGAGCAGCTGCTACCACAAAGATCCGCTTATCAGTTGGCGTCTCCAACTCCTAATGGGGAGGGCAGACAGATGGATATGGAAGGACTGCGCAGAGGGAGGAGATGTACGATTGTTAAACAAAATATTCCCAATCTATTTTTAGCACCTCATAAAGCCTGAGAGCATGAGTGACACTGTTTTAGGAAAAGACACTGCAAAAAAGGAGCCAAAGCAGCAACTCTGTAATTGCAAAAACCTGTATATAAATCCTACCTCTGCCACTTTCTGGCTGTGCAGCTAATGTATTAACAAGTTCCACAAGCTCTCTAGGCTTGTTTCAATGTCCACAGAAACAAGTTTAAGAATATATCcttataaggggcgcctgggtggctcagtcagctaaacgtccaacttcggctcgggtcatgatctcatggtttgtgagttcaagccccacatcaggccctgtgctgacagctcgaagcctggagcctgcttcagattctgtctccctctctctgcccctcccttgctcacagtctgtctgtctctctcaaaaataaacaaacattactaaaaaaaaaaaaaaaaaaaaaaaaaaaaaagaatacatcctTATAGAATAGATGAGAGGAACCACAAAATTCTGAGCCAAGTGAAAAATGCAAATGTCTAGTAATGACTGCTGCTATTAATGGTAACATGTCCACagactggggacagaggagggtccATTTCAGGGGTGTTGCCAGGGGAAGAGAGCCACTTACCATGTCACTGACCGGCTTTACTGTGTGATCAAAGCCCACACAGTTCTCATCTACCATGCGAAGAGCCTTCTGGAAGGCTTCCTCAAAAGAACGCCCAATGCCCATGACTTCACCTGGAGGAACaggatgtgaaaactgaggccctGGAGGTAGGAGGTTCCTATGTCTATGATTTAGTCAAGATTCTGGAAGATTCTCAGGACAAGAACCAAAGCAGCGGTATGTATCGTGTTTTGTTATTGAGCAAGCTTAAACTGGAACTTCTCTCCttaccattttctgttttgtgtttattaCGGACTATGAAATTAAGATGCCTAAAATGGACATGTGGATACTAGAAACAGTGCAGCTGATCACAATGGCCCAACTACTGATAGCTATCCAGTTATGTGCTTTATTCCTATTATGATGACCCCATCTGGGATCAGTCTCatcctttaaaacttttcaacAGTCTGAATAATAGGAAGATGATCCCACTGCTCTTTGAACCCATCCAGAAATAATCACATTCACAACTCTCATTTTAGAGTATTCCTTCCTGGACttctttcaaatatatgttttatatatgactATAGTACACATACGATTTCTATCATGCTTTTTCCTTTATCATAACCATGTTC
This region includes:
- the CAD gene encoding CAD protein is translated as MAALMLEDGSVLRGQPFGAAVSTAGEVVFQTGMVGYPEALTDPSYKAQILVLTYPLIGNYGIPADETDEFGLSKWFESSGIHVAGLVVGECCPTPSHWSATHTLHQWLEQHGIPGLQGVDTRELTKKLREQGSLLGKLVQDGTEPSALPFLDPNARPLVPEVSIKAPRVFNAGGTPRILALDCGLKYNQIRCLCQRGAEVTVVPWDHALDSQEYEGVFLSNGPGDPASYPSVVSTLSRVLSEPDPRPVFGICLGHQLLALAIGAKTYKMRYGNRGHNQPCLLVGSGRCFLTSQNHGFAVETDSLPAGWLPLFTNANDRSNEGIVHDSLPFFSVQFHPEHQAGPSDMELLFDIFLETVKEATAGNPGGQTVRERLVERLCPPGIPTPGSGLPPPRKVLILGSGGLSIGQAGEFDYSGSQAIKALKEENIQTLLINPNIATVQTSQGLADKVYFLPITPHYVTQVIRNERPDGILLTFGGQTALNCGVELTKAGVLARYGVRVLGTPVETIELTEDRRAFASRMAEIGEHVAPSEAANSLEQAQAAAERLGYPVLVRAAFALGGLGSGFASNREELSALVAPAFAHTSQVLVDKSLKGWKEIEYEVVRDAYGNCVTVCNMENLDPLGIHTGESIVVAPSQTLNDREYQLLRQTAIKVTQHLGIVGECNVQYALNPESEQYYIIEVNARLSRSSALASKATGYPLAYVAAKLALGIPLPELRNSVTGGTAAFEPSLDYCVVKIPRWDLSKFLRVSTKIGSCMKSVGEVMGIGRSFEEAFQKALRMVDENCVGFDHTVKPVSDMELETPTDKRIFVVAAALWAGYSVERLYELTRIDRWFLHRMKRIIAHAQLLEQHRGQPLPPDLLHQAKCLGFSDKQIALAVLSTELAVRKLRQELGICPAVKQIDTVAAEWPAQTNYLYLTYWGTTHDLTFRTPHVLVLGSGVYRIGSSVEFDWCAVGCIRQLRKMGYKTIMVNYNPETVSTDYDMCDRLYFDEISFEVVMDIYELENPEGVILSMGGQLPNNMAMALHRQQCRVLGTSPEAIDSAENRFKFSRLLDTIGISQPQWRELSDLESARQFCQTVGYPCVVRPSYVLSGAAMNVAYTDGDLERFLSSAAAVSKEHPVVISKFIQEAKEIDVDAVARDGVVAAIAISEHVENAGVHSGDATLVTPPQDITAKTLERIKAIVHAVGQELQVTGPFNLQLIAKDDQLKVIECNVRVSRSFPFVSKTLGVDLVALATRVIMGEEVEPVGLMTGSGVVGVKVPQFSFSRLAGADVVLGVEMTSTGEVAGFGESRCEAYLKAMLSTGFKIPKKNILLTIGSYKNKSELLPTVRLLESLGYSLYASLGTADFYTEHGVKVTAVDWHFEEAVDGECPPQRSILEQLAENHFELVINLSMRGAGGRRLSSFVTKGYRTRRLAADFSVPLIIDIKCTKLFVEALGQIGPAPPLKVHVDCMTSQKLVRLPGLIDIHVHLREPGGTHKEDFASGTAAALAGGVTMVCAMPNTRPPIIDAPALALAQKLAEAGARCDFALFLGASSENAGTLGAVAGSAAGLKLYLNETFSELRLDNVAQWMEHFETWPSHLPIVAHAERQSVAAILMVAQLTQRSVHICHVARKEEILLIKAAKARGLPVTCEVAPHHLFLSRDDLERLGPGKGEVRPELGSRQDVEALWENMAVIDCFASDHAPHTLEEKCGPRPPPGFPGLETMLPLLLTAVSEGRLTLDDLLQRLHHGPRRIFHLPPQEDTYVEVDLEHEWTIPSHMPFSKAHWTPFEGQKVKGTVRRVVLRGEVAYIDGQVLVPPGYGQDVRKWPQGVVPQLAPPAPATSEITTTPERPRRAIPGLPDGRFHLPPRIHRASDPGLPAEEPKEKSSRKAAEPELMGTLDGTCYPPPPVPRQASPQNLGTPGLLHPQTSPLLHSLVGQHILSVQQFTKDQMSHLFNVAHTLRMMVQKERSLDILKGKVMASMFYEVSTRTSSSFAAAMARLGGAVLSFSEATSSVQKGESLADSVQTMSCYADVVVLRHPQPGAVELAAKHCRRPVINAGDGVGEHPTQALLDIFTIREELGTVNGMTITMVGDLKHGRTVHSLACLLTQYRVSLRYVAPPSLRMPPNVRAFVAARGTKQEEFESIEEALPDTDVLYMTRIQKERFDSSQEYEACFGQFILTPHIMTRAKKKMVVMHPMPRVNEISVEVDSDPRAAYFRQAENGMYIRMALLATVLGRF